Proteins from one Scyliorhinus canicula chromosome 6, sScyCan1.1, whole genome shotgun sequence genomic window:
- the kcns3a gene encoding potassium voltage-gated channel subfamily S member 3a isoform X3, with amino-acid sequence MVYGQIFERTAPDHELININVGGFKQKVDQGTLLRFPHTSNRYQERKVDKDWEQKSDESIDSSFEELSAFDKDLDKFNNMWCGKVRKNVWIIFENPGHSLMAKILAILSLSVVLTSIVAMCIHSMHEFQQFDEDGKEIVNPGLEGLEIACVVWFTVEFIARFTVTPCIKKFFKNPLNVIDFVSILPFYFTLGVESMDEDSEELENVGKVIQILRLMRIFRILKLARHSVGLRSLGATLRHSYHEVGLLLLFLTVGISIFSVLVYSVEKDETESGLHSIPMSWWWATISMTTVGYGDTYPVTLLGKLIGSICILCGILVVALPITIIFNKFSKYYRKHKMADIDRCNAELAEDCSNLPYMNIRDIYAKNMHSLIASISSMVSTNASDHSTIDASSIQDLETVQNTTICENCSAK; translated from the exons ATGGTTTATGGCCAGATATTTGAAAGGACTGCGCCTGATCATGAACTTATCAACATAAACGTGGGAGGATTTAAACAGAAAGTCGACCAGGGTACCCTGCTGCGATTTCCTCACACCAG CAACCGGTACCAAGAGAGGAAGGTGGATAAAGATTGGGAGCAGAAAAGTGATGAAAGTATTGATTCTTCCTTTGAAGAACTGTCAGCCTTCGATAAAGATTTGGATAAATTTAACAATATGTGGTGTGGAAAAGTAAGAAAGAATGTTTGGATCATATTCGAAAATCCTGGACACTCACTCATGGCCAAAATCTTGGCAATTTTATCTTTAAGTGTGGTCCTTACATCCATTGTGGCTATGTGCATTCACAGCATGCATGAGTTCCAACAATTTGATGAGGATGGCAAAGAAATAGTTAATCCTGGACTAGAAGGACTAGAGATCGCATGTGTAGTTTGGTTCACCGTGGAGTTCATTGCAAGGTTCACAGTCACGCCATGTATAAAGAAATTCTTCAAAAACCCCTTGAATGTAATTGATTTTGTATCAATTCTACCATTCTACTTCACACTGGGtgtggagtcaatggatgaggaCAGCGAGGAGTTAGAAAACGTGGGTAAAGTGATTCAAATCCTTCGTCTAATGAGGATATTCCGTATCCTGAAGCTGGCCAGGCATTCAGTGGGGCTACGGTCATTGGGAGCCACACTCAGGCACAGCTACCATGAAGTTGGGCTCTTGCTTTTATTCTTGACAGTTGGGATCTCCATATTCTCTGTCCTTGTTTATTCTGTTGAAAAAGATGAAACTGAGTCAGGGCTTCATAGTATTCCTATGAGCTGGTGGTGGGCAACCATCAGCATGACCACAGTCGGGTATGGGGACACCTATCCTGTCACTTTATTAGGAAAACTCATAGGAAGCATCTGCATTCTATGTGGGATTTTGGTAGTTGCTCTCCCCATTACTataattttcaataaattttccaagtACTATAGGAAGCATAAAATGGCGGACATTGACCGTTGCAATGCAGAACTTGCAGAAGATTGTTCTAATTTACCTTACATGAATATTCGAGATATATATGCCAAAAATATGCACTCTCTCATAGCTAGTATCTCTTCCATGGTTAGCACCAATGCCAGTGACCATAGCACCATAGATGCCTCTAGCATCCAAGATCTAGAAACCGTTCAGAACACCACAATATGTGAGAATTGTTCAGCCAAATAG
- the kcns3a gene encoding potassium voltage-gated channel subfamily S member 3a isoform X1, producing the protein MVYGQIFERTAPDHELININVGGFKQKVDQGTLLRFPHTRLGKLLNCDTEEAILELCDDYNVVDKEYYFDRNPCLFQYILNFYYTGKLHVMEELCAFSFSQEIEYWGINELFIDSCCSNRYQERKVDKDWEQKSDESIDSSFEELSAFDKDLDKFNNMWCGKVRKNVWIIFENPGHSLMAKILAILSLSVVLTSIVAMCIHSMHEFQQFDEDGKEIVNPGLEGLEIACVVWFTVEFIARFTVTPCIKKFFKNPLNVIDFVSILPFYFTLGVESMDEDSEELENVGKVIQILRLMRIFRILKLARHSVGLRSLGATLRHSYHEVGLLLLFLTVGISIFSVLVYSVEKDETESGLHSIPMSWWWATISMTTVGYGDTYPVTLLGKLIGSICILCGILVVALPITIIFNKFSKYYRKHKMADIDRCNAELAEDCSNLPYMNIRDIYAKNMHSLIASISSMVSTNASDHSTIDASSIQDLETVQNTTICENCSAK; encoded by the coding sequence ATGGTTTATGGCCAGATATTTGAAAGGACTGCGCCTGATCATGAACTTATCAACATAAACGTGGGAGGATTTAAACAGAAAGTCGACCAGGGTACCCTGCTGCGATTTCCTCACACCAGGTTAGGAAAACTACTGAACTGTGACACTGAGGAAGCTATTTTAGAGCTCTGTGATGATTACAATGTTGTGGACAAGGAATATTACTTTGATCGGAATCCCTGCTTGTTCCAGTACATTTTGAACTTTTACTATACGGGGAAACTGCATGTCATGGAAGAACTTTGTGCATTTTCTTTCAGCCAAGAGATCGAGTATTGGGGGATTAATGAACTTTTCATTGATTCCTGCTGCAGCAACCGGTACCAAGAGAGGAAGGTGGATAAAGATTGGGAGCAGAAAAGTGATGAAAGTATTGATTCTTCCTTTGAAGAACTGTCAGCCTTCGATAAAGATTTGGATAAATTTAACAATATGTGGTGTGGAAAAGTAAGAAAGAATGTTTGGATCATATTCGAAAATCCTGGACACTCACTCATGGCCAAAATCTTGGCAATTTTATCTTTAAGTGTGGTCCTTACATCCATTGTGGCTATGTGCATTCACAGCATGCATGAGTTCCAACAATTTGATGAGGATGGCAAAGAAATAGTTAATCCTGGACTAGAAGGACTAGAGATCGCATGTGTAGTTTGGTTCACCGTGGAGTTCATTGCAAGGTTCACAGTCACGCCATGTATAAAGAAATTCTTCAAAAACCCCTTGAATGTAATTGATTTTGTATCAATTCTACCATTCTACTTCACACTGGGtgtggagtcaatggatgaggaCAGCGAGGAGTTAGAAAACGTGGGTAAAGTGATTCAAATCCTTCGTCTAATGAGGATATTCCGTATCCTGAAGCTGGCCAGGCATTCAGTGGGGCTACGGTCATTGGGAGCCACACTCAGGCACAGCTACCATGAAGTTGGGCTCTTGCTTTTATTCTTGACAGTTGGGATCTCCATATTCTCTGTCCTTGTTTATTCTGTTGAAAAAGATGAAACTGAGTCAGGGCTTCATAGTATTCCTATGAGCTGGTGGTGGGCAACCATCAGCATGACCACAGTCGGGTATGGGGACACCTATCCTGTCACTTTATTAGGAAAACTCATAGGAAGCATCTGCATTCTATGTGGGATTTTGGTAGTTGCTCTCCCCATTACTataattttcaataaattttccaagtACTATAGGAAGCATAAAATGGCGGACATTGACCGTTGCAATGCAGAACTTGCAGAAGATTGTTCTAATTTACCTTACATGAATATTCGAGATATATATGCCAAAAATATGCACTCTCTCATAGCTAGTATCTCTTCCATGGTTAGCACCAATGCCAGTGACCATAGCACCATAGATGCCTCTAGCATCCAAGATCTAGAAACCGTTCAGAACACCACAATATGTGAGAATTGTTCAGCCAAATAG
- the kcns3a gene encoding potassium voltage-gated channel subfamily S member 3a isoform X2, producing MVYGQIFERTAPDHELININVGGFKQKVDQGTLLRFPHTSQEIEYWGINELFIDSCCSNRYQERKVDKDWEQKSDESIDSSFEELSAFDKDLDKFNNMWCGKVRKNVWIIFENPGHSLMAKILAILSLSVVLTSIVAMCIHSMHEFQQFDEDGKEIVNPGLEGLEIACVVWFTVEFIARFTVTPCIKKFFKNPLNVIDFVSILPFYFTLGVESMDEDSEELENVGKVIQILRLMRIFRILKLARHSVGLRSLGATLRHSYHEVGLLLLFLTVGISIFSVLVYSVEKDETESGLHSIPMSWWWATISMTTVGYGDTYPVTLLGKLIGSICILCGILVVALPITIIFNKFSKYYRKHKMADIDRCNAELAEDCSNLPYMNIRDIYAKNMHSLIASISSMVSTNASDHSTIDASSIQDLETVQNTTICENCSAK from the exons ATGGTTTATGGCCAGATATTTGAAAGGACTGCGCCTGATCATGAACTTATCAACATAAACGTGGGAGGATTTAAACAGAAAGTCGACCAGGGTACCCTGCTGCGATTTCCTCACACCAG CCAAGAGATCGAGTATTGGGGGATTAATGAACTTTTCATTGATTCCTGCTGCAGCAACCGGTACCAAGAGAGGAAGGTGGATAAAGATTGGGAGCAGAAAAGTGATGAAAGTATTGATTCTTCCTTTGAAGAACTGTCAGCCTTCGATAAAGATTTGGATAAATTTAACAATATGTGGTGTGGAAAAGTAAGAAAGAATGTTTGGATCATATTCGAAAATCCTGGACACTCACTCATGGCCAAAATCTTGGCAATTTTATCTTTAAGTGTGGTCCTTACATCCATTGTGGCTATGTGCATTCACAGCATGCATGAGTTCCAACAATTTGATGAGGATGGCAAAGAAATAGTTAATCCTGGACTAGAAGGACTAGAGATCGCATGTGTAGTTTGGTTCACCGTGGAGTTCATTGCAAGGTTCACAGTCACGCCATGTATAAAGAAATTCTTCAAAAACCCCTTGAATGTAATTGATTTTGTATCAATTCTACCATTCTACTTCACACTGGGtgtggagtcaatggatgaggaCAGCGAGGAGTTAGAAAACGTGGGTAAAGTGATTCAAATCCTTCGTCTAATGAGGATATTCCGTATCCTGAAGCTGGCCAGGCATTCAGTGGGGCTACGGTCATTGGGAGCCACACTCAGGCACAGCTACCATGAAGTTGGGCTCTTGCTTTTATTCTTGACAGTTGGGATCTCCATATTCTCTGTCCTTGTTTATTCTGTTGAAAAAGATGAAACTGAGTCAGGGCTTCATAGTATTCCTATGAGCTGGTGGTGGGCAACCATCAGCATGACCACAGTCGGGTATGGGGACACCTATCCTGTCACTTTATTAGGAAAACTCATAGGAAGCATCTGCATTCTATGTGGGATTTTGGTAGTTGCTCTCCCCATTACTataattttcaataaattttccaagtACTATAGGAAGCATAAAATGGCGGACATTGACCGTTGCAATGCAGAACTTGCAGAAGATTGTTCTAATTTACCTTACATGAATATTCGAGATATATATGCCAAAAATATGCACTCTCTCATAGCTAGTATCTCTTCCATGGTTAGCACCAATGCCAGTGACCATAGCACCATAGATGCCTCTAGCATCCAAGATCTAGAAACCGTTCAGAACACCACAATATGTGAGAATTGTTCAGCCAAATAG